In Nicotiana tabacum cultivar K326 chromosome 19, ASM71507v2, whole genome shotgun sequence, one DNA window encodes the following:
- the LOC107809294 gene encoding putative carboxylesterase 12 produces MDSTPSSEIVYDIPMLFQVYKDGRVERYRKHDFVPPSDNPITGVRSKDVVIVPENNVTVRLFLPKITQNDQKFPVLVYLHGGGFAIESAFSTYYDSYLHSVAAETNVLAISVEYRLAPEHKIPSCYDDSWAVMKWVAQHANGEQGTEPWLKIHADFSRVFLAGDSAGANIAHNMMMRASVDEDKLGDGLKLVGMALVQPYFGNNGPDRIWSYCCPENPNTDDPRFNPAAHPSLLSKLICSKILICTGEKDFIRDRGWTYYEALKKCGWKGEVEIKETEGEEHVFHLVKPTCDKAKALMKWLADFFQ; encoded by the exons ATGGATTCTACCCCATCATCCGAAATTGTTTATGATATCCCAATGCTTTTTCAGGTCTACAAAGATGGCCGTGTCGAAAGGTATCGAAAACATGACTTTGTCCCTCCTTCCGACAATCCAATTACAGGTGTCCGATCCAAAGATGTCGTCATCGTACCAGAAAACAACGTAACAGTACGACTTTTCCTTCCTAAAATCACCCAAAACGACCAGAAATTTCCTGTCCTTGTGTACCTCCACGGGGGCGGGTTTGCAATAGAATCAGCGTTTTCTACTTACTACGATAGTTACCTTCACTCTGTAGCTGCAGAAACCAATGTACTTGCTATATCCGTCGAGTATCGATTAGCCCCAGAACACAAAATTCCTTCGTGTTATGATGATTCGTGGGCTGTTATGAAATGGGTTGCTCAGCACGCAAATGGTGAACAGGGAACTGAACCATGGCTGAAAATCCATGCCGACTTCTCCCGAGTTTTCTTGGCAG GTGACAGCGCAGGAGCCAATATTGCTCATAACATGATGATGCGAGCAAGTGTAGATGAAGATAAATTAGGAGATGGCTTGAAACTTGTTGGAATGGCACTGGTTCAGCCCTATTTTGGTAACAATGGGCCAGATAGAATTTGGTCATATTGTTGCCCAGAAAATCCGAATACAGATGACCCAAGATTCAATCCAGCAGCTCATCCAAGTTTGTTGTCTAAGCTTATTTGCTCGAAGATTTTGATATGCACTGGGGAGAAGGATTTTATAAGAGATAGAGGCTGGACATACTATGAAGCACTAAAGAAATGTGGATGGAAAGGTGAAGTGGAGATTAAAGAGACAGAAGGAGAAGAACATGTTTTTCATTTGGTTAAACCAACTTGTGACAAAGCTAAGGCCTTGATGAAATGGCTGGCCGATTTCTTTCAATAA